In Spirobacillus cienkowskii, a genomic segment contains:
- the cas2 gene encoding CRISPR-associated endonuclease Cas2, with protein MSLVKISGAYSAVWLFALFDLPTKTKKQRKAYAKFRKLLISKGFSMLQYSVYAIYFPSEDASISTQKFIEERLPPSGQVRLLLVTDRQFGKQKVFFGKNKEKTEEPLPEILLF; from the coding sequence ATGAGTTTGGTAAAAATTTCTGGAGCGTATTCTGCTGTGTGGTTGTTTGCTTTATTTGACTTGCCAACCAAAACTAAAAAACAAAGAAAAGCCTATGCAAAATTTAGAAAATTACTCATATCAAAAGGATTTAGTATGTTGCAGTACTCTGTGTATGCAATTTACTTTCCGAGCGAAGATGCAAGTATAAGTACTCAAAAATTTATTGAAGAACGATTACCGCCATCTGGGCAGGTTAGGCTGTTGCTGGTGACAGACAGGCAATTTGGTAAGCAAAAAGTATTTTTTGGAAAAAACAAAGAAAAAACAGAAGAACCACTACCCGAAATACTCCTTTTTTAG
- the cas1 gene encoding type II CRISPR-associated endonuclease Cas1, with amino-acid sequence MIKRIIDISIQNVRLSSFSELLVIESSNKVTVPFAEISALIVSSPAVNYTHAVLAKLAEYGCIFVCCDTKHMPIGMLLPLVAHSVQTQRFAKQILATLPFKKQLWKKIIAKKIEAQGYLLLNRREEHFGLLDLCKKVKSGDEGNLEAQAAIIYWKNICKNKQFKRDITAENENMFLNYGYAVLRAVVARSLCACGLNPSIGVFHKGKYNPFCLADDLMEPFRPIIDREVFLIVEAENFTENKLTQDIKQRLIAVLYKKFTVDQEERQLQDIITLSAQSLSKAFVTGQVSLFLPNLIK; translated from the coding sequence ATGATTAAGAGAATTATTGATATTTCTATACAAAATGTAAGGCTTTCTTCTTTTAGTGAGCTTTTGGTCATAGAATCCAGTAATAAAGTTACAGTCCCGTTTGCAGAAATCTCTGCGCTTATTGTCTCATCGCCAGCGGTAAATTATACGCACGCTGTATTAGCAAAATTAGCAGAATACGGGTGTATATTTGTTTGCTGTGATACCAAACATATGCCTATTGGGATGCTGTTACCTTTGGTGGCACACTCGGTGCAAACGCAGCGTTTTGCTAAACAAATTCTTGCAACCCTTCCTTTTAAAAAGCAACTTTGGAAAAAAATTATTGCTAAAAAAATTGAAGCCCAAGGCTATTTACTTTTAAACAGAAGAGAAGAGCATTTTGGGCTTTTAGATTTGTGTAAAAAAGTAAAAAGTGGTGACGAGGGTAATTTAGAAGCGCAAGCAGCAATTATATACTGGAAAAACATTTGTAAAAATAAACAATTTAAAAGAGATATTACAGCAGAAAATGAAAATATGTTTTTAAATTATGGGTATGCCGTGCTTAGAGCTGTGGTAGCGAGGAGTTTGTGTGCTTGCGGATTAAACCCATCAATTGGTGTATTTCATAAAGGGAAATACAATCCTTTTTGTTTGGCAGATGATTTAATGGAACCATTTCGTCCTATTATTGACCGAGAGGTTTTTTTAATTGTAGAAGCAGAAAACTTTACTGAAAATAAATTAACGCAAGACATTAAACAAAGGCTGATTGCAGTATTATATAAAAAATTTACTGTTGATCAAGAAGAGCGCCAGCTGCAGGATATTATTACCTTGTCAGCGCAATCTTTGAGCAAGGCATTTGTTACAGGACAAGTAAGCTTATTTCTTCCGAATTTAATAAAATAA